Proteins encoded together in one Primulina huaijiensis isolate GDHJ02 unplaced genomic scaffold, ASM1229523v2 scaffold43369, whole genome shotgun sequence window:
- the LOC140970196 gene encoding probable pectinesterase 68, whose protein sequence is MSLFANYNTRISIIFFIFFVATNFLLCAITGSSIDNHRHTTNWVGPTGHRLVTVDVNGIGDFLSVQAAVDSVPDNNRKNVLILISAGYYIEKVVVPASKPYITFEGAGRDATVLEWHDRASDKGPDGQQLRTYHTASVAVFAPYFTARNISFKNTAPAPMPGMQGWQAVALRISGDKAFFSGCAFYGAQDTLCDDAGRHFFKDCYIEGSIDFIFGNGRSMYRNCELHSIAKRFGSIAAQGRHSADEKTGFAFVNCSVTGSGPLYVGRAMGKYSRIVFSYTYFDDVVARGGWDDWDHQGNNKTAFFGVYKCYGPGAAAVRGVSWAQELDYDTAHPFLAKSFVNGRHWISPSDA, encoded by the exons ATGTCTCTCTTTGCAAATTATAATACGAGaatttctattattttcttcatcttctttgTTGCTACTAACTTTTTATTATGTGCCATTACAGGCTCAAGCATTGATAACCACCGGCACACAACCAATTGGGTAGGTCCGACCGGCCACCGTCTCGTCACCGTGGATGTTAATGGGATCGGCGACTTCCTATCGGTTCAAGCGGCTGTAGATTCTGTCCCAGACAATAACCGAAAAAATGTCCTCATTCTTATCAGTGCTGGCTATTACAT AGAGAAGGTGGTGGTTCCTGCTTCGAAACCTTACATAACGTTCGAAGGTGCGGGACGAGACGCGACGGTACTAGAATGGCACGATCGAGCAAGTGACAAGGGACCCGATGGCCAGCAGCTCCGCACTTACCACACCGCTTCCGTAGCTGTTTTTGCGCCATATTTCACTGCCAGAAACATTAGCTTcaag AATACCGCGCCGGCGCCGATGCCGGGCATGCAAGGATGGCAAGCAGTGGCGTTGCGAATATCAGGGGACAAAGCCTTCTTCTCCGGTTGTGCATTCTACGGCGCTCAGGACACTCTTTGCGATGACGCCGGTCGCCATTTCTTCAAGGACTGTTACATCGAGGGCTCCATAGACTTCATTTTTGGCAATGGAAGATCTATGTACAGA AACTGTGAACTCCACTCCATAGCAAAAAGATTTGGGTCCATTGCTGCCCAAGGTAGACACTCTGCAGATGAGAAGACTGGATTTGCTTTTGTAAACTGTAGTGTGACAGGTTCCGGCCCACTCTATGTGGGCCGGGCTATGGGCAAATACTCCAGAATAGTATTCTCATACACTTATTTCGACGACGTCGTTGCTCGTGGGGGATGGGACGATTGGGACCATCAAGGCAACAACAA GACTGCATTTTTTGGAGTGTACAAGTGCTATGGGCCTGGAGCTGCAGCAGTACGAGGAGTATCGTGGGCCCAAGAGCTTGATTATGATACAGCCCATCCTTTTCTTGCCAAAAGCTTTGTCAATGGGAGGCATTGGATTTCTCCCTCGGATGCTTAG